The stretch of DNA AGCGCAAGGTCACGGGGTTGGCGGGCAGCTATTGACTGCGTTACCTCAGCTCGTCGCAACGTTGGGTGAAACCAAGCTCAGTTTAAATGTGGACGATGGTAATCCGCGGGCGGCTAAGTTATACCGGCGCCATGGCTTTGTGGCGGATGGTCAACTGATGATTGGCGTGCATCCGTATGCGCACATGCTCAAATCACTTTAAAAACGTGTAAAAGTCTGAGACCGGTTTGGGTCTGAGGCTTTTTTAATTGGATATAGACGGGTAAAATGGAACTTATTGAGCTAAACGAGGAGGAATAGTAAATGCAACTTTATTTTGTGCGCCACGGTCGTACCCAGTATAATGTTGAGCACCGATTTCAAGGTGGGTCAGCCGATTCGCCGTTAGTTGAAAGTGGGATTGCGGGGGCCAAGGCCGCTGGCAATTATTTGCGCCACGTTCAGTTTGCAAAAGTCTACAGTAGTCCTCAGGGGCGGGCCCTAGATACTGCCAAATTGATCACCGCTGAAAATCAATGGCAACCTACGATCACGATTGAACCACGATTACGAGAATTTGATTTTGGCAGTTGGGATGGGCAACTGGAACAGGATGTGACGCCTAAGGATCAGTTGGAAAAGGTGATCCATGAACCGGCCAAGTATCAGCCAGAGTTGGCTAACGGCGGGGAAAACTTTGCCGAATTCATGGCGCGAACGACTGCGGCGATTCATGAGGCAGTGGCTAAAGCTGGCATTGATAATCCCTTACCGGTGCTAATTGTGTCGCATGGTCTCGTGACCACGATGACGTTAAAAACGTTGATGGGCGTTCCGATTGCTGGCCTTCGTGATCCCTTTGTCGTCGATGGTAAAGTTTTAAACACAGTTGGTCATGGCATTGTGGATAACGATAGCTTAACAATTGTCGAAACCAATGATAATCAAAATTTTAAACTGAAAACTTGGAATGAAACGAGTTATTTAACCGACTAATTAAAAGGAGTGGTTAATAGATGAGTATTCCTGATAAAGAGGCACTTTATCCTAATCCAGCCATTAAAGAAGTGATCTTTCTAAAAAATGCGATCAAACGCGCCAATATTCAAGTGGGTGACTACACGTATTATGATGATGCCGTTGATCCATTGGCGTTTGAACAACACGTCACGCATCACTATGACTTTTTAGGCGATAAGTTAGTGATCGGGCGGTTTTGTTCAATTGCGTCCGGCATTGAATTTATTATGAACGGGGCGAACCATGTGATGCATGGTGTCTCAACCTATCCATTTAATATTTTAGGTGGCGATTGGCAAGCACATACGCCAGCGTTAAGTGACCTACCCATGAAGGGGGACACCGTAGTCAGCAATGACGTGTGGTTCGGTCAAAATGTCACGGTGTTACCCGGAATTAAAATTGGTGATGGCGCAATCATTGGCGCGAATAGTACCGTGACTAAAAATGTCGCGCCTTATACGATTGTTGGTGGCAATCCCGCCAAGTTAATTCGGCCAAGATTCAGTGCCGAAAAGGTTGCCGCCTTACGTCAGTTGGCTTGGTGGGATCGAGATATTACTTGGATTACTGCACACATTGACCAGCTGACGCAGGCCAATCTAACCGTTGCGGAAATCACACAATTAAGTCGTCAACAATAGACCTTTATCAAGGTCCCACTTAACTTGCTGCTCCGGTTGGTCTGGACTGATGCTGGAACGTGGTGGCCACGTTTGTGAGCCAAAGCGCGGTCTCACAAGCCTGGCTTTCTCTAAACTGAAAAATTCACCAGCTAAGAGAAATTTCACCACTGAGCATCATCCAGCCCAACCTGCGCTAATTAGAGTATCTCTAATATCAATTGATTTTTCGTTGGTATTAGGTTCATCAATATTCCCTTATTGAACCACTATTTAACGGCGGAGTGGACTAGCTCGTTTGCCGTGTCGAGACACTGAGCTGGGTGATTTTCCCAGGTTAGTGTCTGGCCGACTTTTAAGACGCGAACTTCGGCTTGAAAGCGCCCTGCAGACCGCACTTTGGCTGCAGGTTTGCCTCACAGCAAACGTGCTGGTCCACGGAGCCGGACAATTAATAATTTGTTTTAATAAACGCGATGATATCACTAGAAAAATAGTGCCAAAAAGACCGGCAAAATGGGTGATAATCCATTTTACTGGTCTTTTTATAGTCTGACTTGGAAGTCAAGACTGATTAAGCTATGCCACTTTTTAGTTCAGGCAAAACTTAGTCTGACATCAAGCTAACGAGGCGTTCAGTCATCAAATCTGCGACGTCACGTGCTTGCCAAAAACGGTCAATCAGTGGTGCAAAGGCATGATTTTGTCCTTGGTACTGAACAAATGTCGTGTCCACACCGGTATTGGCGAGATTTTCCGCATATTCCCAAGCTTGGAGTCGGAAGGGATCGAATTCACCCATCATAATCAGAGTGGCCGGTGAGTTGGCTAAATCCAATTGATTGAGTGGTGAAATCAGCGGCGAAGTCGTGTCCGTATTGGCTGGTAAATAGTAGTCAGTCATCAAGGTGTCAATTTGCTTGAACAAATCGTGATAATGTTCAAAACGCGCGCGTTGGTTGGGGATAATGGCATACTGGTTCACATCCCACAGTGGTCCCTGGTGGTCGGCACCTGGTGCTGTGACAGGATAGAGCAATAGTTGCTGGTTGATTTGGTGGCTGCCAAGTTGGCGATTTAAACTGGCCACGGCGAGCGCAATATTTGCGCCAGCCGAATCACCAGCAATTGCAATTTTGGTGTCTAGTCGGGCCTGTTGTAAATATTGAATAACGGCTAAACCATCCAAAATACCGGCTGGTGCTTTGTGTTCTGGCGCTAAGCTGTAATCAACATTGATTATTTCACAATGGCTGTGGTCCGCGATGGCCTTTAATAGGGCTGTATTATTGCTGGCTTGACCGCCATAAAAAGCGCCCCCATGGAAGTAAACCATGATTTGATGTTTCAAAATGATTGATGGTGTGAGCCACTCTACGGGGACAGCGCGACTTTGGCAATTGAGTAAAGTTGTTTCGACGGTCACACGGTCGCCCACGGAATCTTTAATTGGAGGCGTCAAGCTCCCAGTTCGTAACTCTGTGAGGTTATTTTCCAATTGAACCGGATTGTCCAAATTGGTCATGGTTTTCAACACGGCCGGGTCAAGTTGCCCGCTGGCAACCGTATCATTAAAAGGTTTGGTGATTTTATTAACACCATTAATTTTAACGGTGTCCAGATTTCTCATTGGCATCATGATTAAGACCCACTTTCTTAAGTTATAACTGATATTATTCAGTTTTATACTTAAGTCTTATTATAAGTATGAGTAATGTGGATTAATAAAATACTGAATAGTAACTTCAGTGAATAATCATATTGAGTCACCACTGTGAAATCAATCAGTGGTGTTAGCTGGTGATCAAGAAGAAATCGAAGATAACGGTCTCGTAACTAAACAATAGCAGTAAGCAAATAATCATGTAAGTGTAAAATGCCCCATGGATTTTGGTTGAGAGGGGTAGTCGCAGCTGGTGTTCACGATAGCTGCGACGTAGCCGGTAAAGACTACTGAGGATAATCATGGTCGCCACGGTGATAAAAATCGCCACACAGACTAGGTATACGATCAGACCTTCGATGAAGCGATTGGGAGCAAAGATAATGGAAATGAGTGGCAATAATAATAGAATATTACTGTATCGTTGTATGGCATCCCACCGCTGAACCCGTTTGGCTAATTTGCCAGTCTGCGGATGTGATTGGTTAAATTTGCCCTGCTTAACGATGAAATCAGCATAAGTTTGCACGCTGATGAGACTGCCATCGCTGAGCTTGGTATAGAGCCGATTCCGCAAAGCAGAAAAGATGACGATTGCCAGTAAGGTGACAACTAGTAAGGTAAATAAAATGAGTATAGTAAGCAAATGAAAATCCTCCCAAAAAGTTTAGCTAATTATAGGATACACGTTGATTGTAAAGCTTTGATAAAGTTGAAATAGTTTGACGAAAAAACGACGCTTGGTCAGTCTTTTAAACTGAACCAGCGTCGTTTTTAGATTTAAATAGTTGGTTTTAAAGCCAAGGCTTTAGCAGCTTCTTCACTATCATCAAAGTGATGTTTTGTGCGGCCTAAAATCTGGTAATCTTCGTGACCTTTGCCAGCGATGAGGACCACGTCACCGGGTTGTGCGGCGGCAATGGCTTTAGCAATCGCTTCATGACGGTCAACGTAAACAGGAACATTGGCATCTGGAACGCCCGCAACCATGTCTTGTAAAATGGCTTCAGGATCTTCTGTTCGAGGATTGTCCGAAGTGAAGATCGGCTTAGTACTCCGTTGTACGGCAATTTTGGCCATTTTTGGTCGTTTACCTTTATCACGATCACCACCACAGCCCACGACACAATAGATGTCCTTTTTGGCAAAGTCTTGAATGGTCTCTAAAGCGTTGAGTAGGCCATCGGGGGTATGTGAATAATCAACGATGACACTAACGCCAGTATGTGATGGCACGGCTTGAAAACGGCCCTTAACGCCAGGAACTTTTTCGAGTGAGGCGATGATCTGATCTTCAGGAATACCGCTAGCATAGGCGGCTGCGAAGGCCGCTAACATGTTATAAACATTGAATTGACCGATCAACTTCATCGTGACA from Lactiplantibacillus brownii encodes:
- a CDS encoding histidine phosphatase family protein, whose amino-acid sequence is MQLYFVRHGRTQYNVEHRFQGGSADSPLVESGIAGAKAAGNYLRHVQFAKVYSSPQGRALDTAKLITAENQWQPTITIEPRLREFDFGSWDGQLEQDVTPKDQLEKVIHEPAKYQPELANGGENFAEFMARTTAAIHEAVAKAGIDNPLPVLIVSHGLVTTMTLKTLMGVPIAGLRDPFVVDGKVLNTVGHGIVDNDSLTIVETNDNQNFKLKTWNETSYLTD
- a CDS encoding Vat family streptogramin A O-acetyltransferase, with amino-acid sequence MSIPDKEALYPNPAIKEVIFLKNAIKRANIQVGDYTYYDDAVDPLAFEQHVTHHYDFLGDKLVIGRFCSIASGIEFIMNGANHVMHGVSTYPFNILGGDWQAHTPALSDLPMKGDTVVSNDVWFGQNVTVLPGIKIGDGAIIGANSTVTKNVAPYTIVGGNPAKLIRPRFSAEKVAALRQLAWWDRDITWITAHIDQLTQANLTVAEITQLSRQQ
- a CDS encoding alpha/beta hydrolase, with amino-acid sequence MMPMRNLDTVKINGVNKITKPFNDTVASGQLDPAVLKTMTNLDNPVQLENNLTELRTGSLTPPIKDSVGDRVTVETTLLNCQSRAVPVEWLTPSIILKHQIMVYFHGGAFYGGQASNNTALLKAIADHSHCEIINVDYSLAPEHKAPAGILDGLAVIQYLQQARLDTKIAIAGDSAGANIALAVASLNRQLGSHQINQQLLLYPVTAPGADHQGPLWDVNQYAIIPNQRARFEHYHDLFKQIDTLMTDYYLPANTDTTSPLISPLNQLDLANSPATLIMMGEFDPFRLQAWEYAENLANTGVDTTFVQYQGQNHAFAPLIDRFWQARDVADLMTERLVSLMSD